Genomic DNA from Candidatus Zixiibacteriota bacterium:
CGGACTCAAAATCCGGCGGGGCCTAAACCCCGTGGGGGTTCGATTCCCCCCTCCGGCATATTGAACCACAGGTTTGTTCACCTCCGCCATCTTTCATTATTGACGTCATTTGCTCGTCGGTCTCTTGAAAGCCTGTGTCCGCCCGCAATTGCAGTGATCTGATATTGGACTATGATAGTCCAATAAACCGATTTTATCTTACAATTTGACTTGACAAAGATGTTGTGTTCGTTATGATTAGCGCCTTAGGTCGGAAAGGCGATTGTGCAAGATTTCACAAGGATTCAGAAAGACTCGGATCGCTCCGGGGCGATTGCCGCAGCTGCGATGCCGACCTGTGCCCATTGTGGCGAGTCGTGCGTGGGCTGCGAAGTTCACGATGGGGAACTAAGTTTCTGCTGCAATGGTTGCCTGACCGTCTACCGGCTCCTGCACGACAACAATTTGGCCGGTTACTACGCCATTGCCGGCGGCGGTGGCGTGTCTTTGAAGGGGCAGAATCTCGCAGCCGGCTTCGAATATCTCGATGACCCAGCCGTCAGCCGCCGTTTGCTCGATTTTACCGACGGTACGCTCAGTCGCGTAACCCTCCACGTCCCGCAGATGTATTGTTCCGCCTGCATCTGGCTGCTGGAAAATCTCTCACGGCTCAACGGCGCGATCATTGCATCGCGCGTCAGTTTCCCCAAACGGCAGTTGTCCCTAACCTTCCGCGAACCGGACTTGTCTCTGCGCCGCGTCGTGGAACTGCTCGCCGCTCTCGGCTATTCGCCCAGAATCACCCTCGGCGATCTGGAGAAACACTCTTTCTTCCGCGACAACCGCCGCGTGATCCTGATGACCGGTGTCGCCGGTTTCGGCTTCGCCAACATCATGCTTTTTAGTTTCCCCGACTATCTGGCCACCGTCGGCAACCTGCCGCGCGAATTCGCCGCCTACTTCGGTTATCTGAGCCTCCTGCTCAGCCTGCCGGTACTGTTTTACTCCGCCGGCGATTTCTTCCGCAACGCGCTCACCGGACTGCGCCAGCGCCAGATCAATCTCGATGTCCCGATCTCGATCGGCATCCTTGCGCTCTTCCTCCGCAGCGCCTACGAAATCATCAGCGCCGTTGGCACCGGCTATCTCGATTCGATGTCGGGGCTGGTGTTCTTTCTACTGATCGGACGCGTCGTCCAGGCCAAGACTTACCAGGCGCTCAGCTTCGACCGCGACTATCGCTCCTACTTTCCGCTCTGCATCACTCGCATCTGCGACGGCCGCGAACAGCAGGTCGGCGTGCAGCGCCTCGAAATCGGCGATCGCATCCTCGTGCGCAACGGCGAACTGATCGTTGCTGACGCTGTCCTGATCGGCGAAGCCGCAACGGTGGACTACAGCTTCGTCACTGGCGAATCAACGCCGGTAGTGCGCCGGTCCGGCGAAACCCTCTTTGCCGGCGGACGGATCGTCGGAGCGGCGGCCCTGATGGACGTCGTCAAAGAGGTCTCGCAAAGCTATCTGGTCAGCCTCTGGAACTCCGACCGCTTCGCCCGCCGTCAGGAAAGCGCCGCCTCGCGTATCTCGCTCGTCGTCGGCCGCTATTTCACGATCACCGTCGTGGCGTTGGCGCTCGCGACCTTTGCGTTCTGGCTTTCCAGCGGCATCGATTCCGCCGTCACCAACGCCGTCGCGGTGCTCATTGTGGCTTGTCCCTGTGCGCTGGCACTCGCGCTGCCGTTTACTCTCGGGACGACAATGACCATTTTTGGTCGCGGCAAGTTCTTTCTGCGAGATCAGAATGTGATCGAAAAGATGGCCGCCCTCAGCACCGTCGTCTTCGATAAGACCGGCACCCTGACCGAGTCGGAACTCGCCATGGTCAATTTCCACGGACGCGATCTGACCGAAACCGAACTGGCGGCGCTGCGCGCGCTGCTGCGTCAATCGACGCATCCGCTCGCCCGCGCCATTCGCAATTCTCTCGAACCGGGAGCCGCCGCCGAACTCACGAGTTTTGAAGAAATCCCCGGCAAGGGCGCGATCGCGCAAAGTGGGGAAACAATCCTTCGGCTCGGAGCGGCAAGCTGGCTGAATCTCAACGTGCCCGACACCCATACCGGTGCTCGTGCCTACCTTGAGATCAACGGGGAAGTCGCCGGTCATTTTGCTTTGCTGCCGTCGTTTCGTCAAGCCGCTGCGACCGTGGTTCCGCACCTGCGGCACGACTACGAACTCTGGCTCTTGTCGGGCGATAATCCGGCTCAGGCGGACGACTTCCTGCCGCTGTTTGCCGGGCGCGAGCGCATGCGCTTCCAGCAGTCGCCCCACGACAAACTCAACTTCATCGCCGATTTGCGACAATCGGGTCAGCAAGTCCTGATGGTCGGCGACGG
This window encodes:
- a CDS encoding heavy metal translocating P-type ATPase metal-binding domain-containing protein, with protein sequence MGCEVHDGELSFCCNGCLTVYRLLHDNNLAGYYAIAGGGGVSLKGQNLAAGFEYLDDPAVSRRLLDFTDGTLSRVTLHVPQMYCSACIWLLENLSRLNGAIIASRVSFPKRQLSLTFREPDLSLRRVVELLAALGYSPRITLGDLEKHSFFRDNRRVILMTGVAGFGFANIMLFSFPDYLATVGNLPREFAAYFGYLSLLLSLPVLFYSAGDFFRNALTGLRQRQINLDVPISIGILALFLRSAYEIISAVGTGYLDSMSGLVFFLLIGRVVQAKTYQALSFDRDYRSYFPLCITRICDGREQQVGVQRLEIGDRILVRNGELIVADAVLIGEAATVDYSFVTGESTPVVRRSGETLFAGGRIVGAAALMDVVKEVSQSYLVSLWNSDRFARRQESAASRISLVVGRYFTITVVALALATFAFWLSSGIDSAVTNAVAVLIVACPCALALALPFTLGTTMTIFGRGKFFLRDQNVIEKMAALSTVVFDKTGTLTESELAMVNFHGRDLTETELAALRALLRQSTHPLARAIRNSLEPGAAAELTSFEEIPGKGAIAQSGETILRLGAASWLNLNVPDTHTGARAYLEINGEVAGHFALLPSFRQAAATVVPHLRHDYELWLLSGDNPAQADDFLPLFAGRERMRFQQSPHDKLNFIADLRQSGQQVLMVGDGLNDSGALAAADVGIAVTDGVASFAPACDAMMSADALPHLPAFLHLSRDAMRTIKAAFALSLLYNGVGLYFAITGSLSPLIAAILMPISSLSVVAFAVLGTRWAAYRRRLL